A window of the Oceanimonas sp. GK1 genome harbors these coding sequences:
- a CDS encoding DUF1778 domain-containing protein: MATAHVEAKRDKTLNLRIRDDERALIERAAKVCGKTRTEFIMGAVRREAADALLEQAYVSVSPEVYDAFLARLDEAPSPNDRLRKTMSTPAPWEV; this comes from the coding sequence ATGGCCACTGCACATGTGGAAGCCAAACGCGATAAGACATTGAACCTGCGTATCCGTGATGATGAGCGGGCCTTGATTGAACGAGCAGCCAAAGTCTGCGGTAAAACACGTACGGAGTTCATCATGGGGGCTGTGCGCCGTGAGGCAGCTGATGCGTTGCTGGAACAAGCCTATGTTTCGGTGTCCCCTGAAGTGTACGACGCATTCCTGGCACGGCTGGATGAAGCACCGAGCCCGAATGATCGGTTGCGTAAAACCATGTCCACACCTGCCCCCTGGGAGGTGTGA